CAAACAATTACACGAGGTGTATAGTAACGATGTGTGGATCAATAAAATCTCAACCCATGGTTTATCCTTACCTGCCCTCTACCAACCCGACATACGAGGATCCTCCATACTGTGcttatttacattactttactTGTATTTCTAAATAATGAGCAAAGTTTACTGCACAAAGACCTGTTTCCTTAGTGAAAAGTGTGGGAAATCGTGGAAAAGGGCAAAAAATGTGACAGTTTGCATCTGCCCTCATAAATGACTAATAGTAATGTAGGGGTCCATAGGGTTAAATTACTTTATGGCTTGGCCACCCCTACTAGCTGGAAATCCCCTGGTTTTAACCAGCTAAGGTTAAAGTGTTCCCTAAAGCTAGGTTAAAGTGTTCCCCTGGTGTTCCAGATTTGGCCCGGAAGAAGGTGTCATTATTTCCTTTATACCAGAAAGGCATTGCATGTTCTACCTCTTTGGATTCCACATTTGTTGGAGAACCTGGGCATAGTTAAGGAAATGCCCCAAAGGAGGTAAGCTTTGGAGGAGTTGAGGAACAGGGCCCCATTAATGAGGTATTAGATACTAGTAAGTGTAGTTCCTGTCATAGTATGTTCTAGGAGTGGAAGGCCGATAGGTTGAGctagaaagagcagttctgagctccagcTTCTCCAGCTAGCAGaagtctttctttttttaagactgggaggcacatttatcaatggttgaatttcaaattcatgtgagttttttaaaattcccataaatttgaaattcgactagtcAAAATTGATTaatgaaatcaaatttttggagaaaggCATTTATAGCAGCTCAATGCAAAGACAGGCATTTGGCAAGGAAGAAACCAacacaattaacatcagaattaaTAATCAGCATCAACTTATTTGACAGGCAAACTTCAGTTTCTTTTTGATGATTTGCGATGAcctttaagcttagcttcttaacagctgctcagagcccactgagcatgtgcgtgtcacagactaTCCTAACAAATCCAAGATGGGTAACTCCTGTAGCAAATTTGAAgtccaatattttatttactgaattcATAGCTAAGTTCAAtaaattcagtaaataaaatattgcatttctagccatattcatttttagtttagTTCAGTTCTTCTTTAATTAAGAAGCTTTAGATGAGctctaatataaatgtattagtcGTAATACACAAATAAAGAAGTAACTTCTAAAGACCATACAGTGCACGTCTCTATATGTCATGCTCTCatcaacagaatatatatatttatacacatgtaTTTCAAGCACTCAAATATTCAGTGTTGGCCTAATTATGTTAATGTAGAATTCTTAATCACAATCCCAATTCTACCTTGAGTAAGTCAACATTCTTCTGTTTCTTATTACCCAGGAAAATATCTTacttataataaaaaattttctGGATAAACAAAGTACAGGGCAGTATTTAGATCCCGTATCTGGATACCAGACTATTTAAGACATAATGGGTAGGATGGTACAGCCTTTTAAAAGACCTGAGGCTAGCCACTGCCAAAAGGAGTGAGGAGGCACAAAATTTCACATTGAGTATCTAGAATGCCCTGTTCCTTGATGTcctcatatgtgtgtgtgtgtgtatatatatagttctgaAAGTACAGAGAGGAAGAAACAGGCAGAAAGAGAAATCTGCAATACTAAGgctcagaaatagtgatgggcgaatttgcgccgtgcgaataaattcgcccatcactactcagaaacCAAATCATAGTCACTGTATTTCTCATTTTGAATCCAGTAACCCAGATGACTAGTCTTTTACCCACGGTTCCTAAAATGAATGTTAGGCTGTAACACATTATGCTCATAATTCAAGCCACATACTCAATCATGTCCTCGTGTTTCCTTTCTGCTAAACTGGCACCTATAGATAAGTCAGTGACATTGGGTTCCATTGAGGacctgcttaaagggcaagtaaagtctaaaatagaataaggctagaaatgctgtattttgtatactaaacataaacttgaacttactgcaccacacgcctaatcaaacaaatgatttatgttttcattgtatttagtggaaaaaaatcagttGATTCTGTCCCTTGCTTCttcttctgttgtttttttttgcatttgtggcCTGTAAATGATATTGTTAGTGTCAAATATGAGTGGCCTTGGAGATACCTTCTTTATAGAGTTGCAGATAGCTTGGCTTTCTTCGACAGTTATCTCAATCCAATCATCTACTGTATGTCTTCATTGGccagaacttttaaaaaaaagtatacagtatatcagagaGTGCCACGTTACACCTTCTTTGCTACCTGGATGACAGGAAGAAATTCCTTAACTATAAGAACTtaaacacatgggggcacatttacttagctcgagtgaaggattagaaggaaaaaaactttgaatttcaaaggtttgttttggctacttcgaccatcgaattggctacttcgaccttcgactacgactttgacttcgaatctaatgattcgaactaaaaatcgttcgactattcgaacattcgaccattcgatagtcgaagtactgtgtctttaaaaaaaactttgaccccctacttcgccacctaaaacctactgagcaccaatgttagcctatggggaaggtccccataggctttcctagcaatttgtgatagaaggaaaatcgttcgatcgattaattaattaaattccttcgaatcgttcgattcaaaagatttaatcgttcaaagatttttcctttgatcgttcgatcgaacgaattgtggtaaatccttcgatttcgatattcaaatattcgacccatagtcaATGTGCCCCATGCcaatacttatttattaatgacttggaggtggacattgaaagtactttttctacttttgctgatgatactaaattttaCAGAActagaaataatttaaatgtgagttatattatgggggttatttactaaatctctaTTTCTTCTAGTTGGGCTTTTAGAGAGGAAAAAAACCcttacatttattataccccgaagctgctaaaaatctgaatccaaaaattctccaTCTCAAGCCTGCCGAGCTAATGTAGAAgtcataatttgtattttttttgataaataaggtaaaatcacgGATGGGAGTTTGATCgggtttgttttaataaaataatgagaaaatatgagttttagtaaataaccccctttaatgtTAAGATTGAGGATTTTTGTagaaaacaagttgtctaattagcgcagtgtcattctgtggccactaaagcataAGGAAATGGCATTAACCTGAGGGATAAAAACAGTattgcttctgccatgaggcaaggtgagtaccttgcctcaggcggcatctccccagtagttacaaggggtggcaaaaagccgctcctggtaactttaagagccaaattccggttattaaaccggaaattcggcttttctagcacagagagctaaattttgctctctgcactagcgatgcagccccttcTGGACCCCCGTGGGCAATCTTTAGGTAACTGTGACAGGCGGGGGGGCGGCATTTCCAAAGCCGCCTCAGACAGCAGTAATAGCTGAAGCGCGTCTGAATAAAAACATAACTTTGCCTTTATGTAGATCTtttgtaaggcctcatctggagtatgggggcagttttgtgCTCCAGTCCTTAtgagggatatacagtatatgagctggagagagggcagagactaagtgcaactaaactggttaaggggattgAAGATTTAAATTAGGAGGGAAGGCTGCCAAGATTTGGCCTGTTCTCGCTGTAAAAAAAGGCACCTCactggggacatgattactctttgcATATACATAAGAGGATATTGTAGACAGATCATGGGGGATCTTTTTTCACATAGGAAAGAACAAACAAGCAGGGGCCAAATTTAGACTTGAGGAatgtaactttcatttgaaggagcaaatgttgttcTTTGgttgagggcagtgaggttgtggaatgccctgccaggtgatgttaTAGCAAACTGTATTAATGTCTTAAAGAATGGCTTGTATGACTTCTTGGGTAAGCATAATATCCATATGTGTATGGGCCAATCCACTCTTTTATGTGAGTTCATTTGGCCAAATCAATCCCACTTCAATTATACTTTCTATTACTTAGACTTAGACTCTCCTACAgtcattttttattctaatatgtGTGCAGATACAGAGCTGTACAGATGCACAACGAATTGCACTATTTACAATATTAACATCAGTTTCACGTTCCACTTTGTAATCATACTGTCGGCATGTTTTTGTCATTAGATACTGATCATTACTTAGAACAAGCAGTTGGCATGTGAGCTTCTAGAAAAACCTGATATCTAAGAAATTGACCAGAGACCAATCGCAGAAGCCCcaaagatttattaaggttttttttttattttataattacacatTTATGATCATCTCTGACACTGAAAGGGATACAGAACCGAAAGAGTAGCAGCCAGACTGGCCTGGTAAGCATATAGGATTATAAACTAGACTGATGTGGCTCAAGTTGATGTAGATCTGTATTGGCTTGGTCCGTACTGGAATGGAAAGCATCCCAGTGCTACTATAAATACATTTGACTacaactttgtatatatatatatcagaaacatatttatacataacaATAGAACAGATTTGCTAAGCCTTACGTCTCCGGGATGTGCCAGTACCAGGTATATCTGACTCGTATAAGCTCAAAAGCTCAAAGCACTAGCAAATTTTCAAGGCATCTCTTCAAAAATCAAATGCTTTAAATTACAAGGGTGGACATTTCCTTTAACAGTAGATTTCTCAGAAAACCATATAGCTTTGAAAAATGAACATTCTtcatttttcaatcatttttattggaACTCATAATACTTAGCCACCGCAATTACATAAAACAGTAGAGATAGGCAAGATCTTATTATATAAGCCAGTGAGTATAGGTTAAATGCAGGTTTTACTGGTCAATACTAGAAATACCACCATACAatcaataattattaataatatcaaAAAAGGCAACATGAATAAATCTTCAAagggaagaaaaataaacaaaagcactACCATGACtacaaaaaatattctttaaattaATAGTGAAACctcaaatgaaaaatattatcTCTATCACTTTTGttcaaaatgtcaaaatatgGTGAccacttgtacaggtataggatccctaatccggaaacccgatatccagaaaactccgaattacggaatggctgtctcccatagactccattttatccaaataatccaaatttttaaaaatgatttcctttttctgtgtaataataaaacagtatcttgtacttgatcccaactaagatataattaatccttattggaagcagaaccagcctattgggtttatttaatgtttaaatgaattactAGTATACTTAAAgcatgacgatccaaattactgaaagatccattatccggaaaaccccaggtcccgagcattctggataacaggtcccatacctgtattctttttttaatttattcatacTAAATCTAAATTTGATACTCTTAAATGAGCAAAGATTGTTAAGGTAGGTAGTTAAAAATgagtaaatatgtatttctgctattccaaattttttttggaaaactcacCTTAAAGCTTGTCGTTTGCAGCATTTTATCTCACCATGTCATTAGGTACCAAATAACAAAATCATAAATATGAATACCAAGGGCCTTCTGACAGTTTGATGTCCAGTATATATAGGATTTCCAAACTATGTGCCATGtaaagaatccaaaataattatagtgcaaattaatttttataaaaaatagctGACACTCTGGCTAACAAAAGTATGTCTTTTTAAGGtcaaactaccaaactgaaaTCCTTTGATAAACTTTTCTGACAATCGGCTCAAAGCTTGCACTTTACAGCaccacacttgacaaagagcctcacAAGCTTGAAACAAGTTGTGTTGTTCGGCAATAAAACACTATTTAGCAGTTAACCTGTGGTGGAGTGCCATGTTCTTGAAAacttttgtattgaattttaaagCATCATATGCTCTACATATtcttacatacaaaaatataagcatcatatatatatatatatcatctgagAGTTTGAGAGATTGGTAGTAAAAattggtttttaaatgttttgcagtgCTTTGGAAGTTTTATGGGCACAGCAGAATCAATGTTTTATGGCACTAAAGTGTTTTATCCACAAAACATAGATTcaggggttatatatcaaaaaacgaaaatatcacattattttctgaaagctacaggttttttccccttatttatcataaCGTTTTTCcgagaaatctttaaaaaattgtgaaaaaatttgaatctgatgGATTTCAGATTTTTACCCTAAAACCATGAAACCTTTGGATTATTGcttgaaacccagtgcagatcaagatatcttcgagACTTCTCcttttgacttctacataaacaaggcaggtctgagttggagtacttttttattcggactttaacaccctcggggtttaataaattctgaaaaaaatcaaggtttttttcccactaaaaatttggattttatagtaaaaaaaactcgaatttttggagtttttgccatttggactttaataaataaccccctcagtgttctATACACGGTGTACCTTGTATagtaagagctgctgaattatcTGCTTTTGCAGTGGCATCTTCCAAAAACATCAGAAATTAACTGCAAAGTCAACAAGACTAAAAAATATTCATGCCTTGATTTAGAGTGATTTTCCCCATATAATAGTAGTATGGAAacttctctagagaatttttgccatgtaataaaattacatatgttggatattatttttaaaatgactgttCACCTaactgaacctggagaaattccttttggtgaaaatttgctcTTGTGTTCATGGCAAATATTTTCTGAAGATAATTTGCCTGGCAAATAGATTTGAATTTACATCAATATGCAGAGGTTTTTCACAAATGAGAAATTAAATCGTCAAAAGTTGTTGTAAATTGCAGATGTTGTAGTGAATTAATATTCTTGGTGAAAATGCTCCAAAATTAAACATTCATTCTTTATTGAATATGGCCCAATGCTCTGTCAAGTTTTTATAGTCACTCATGCTCTGGGGGCCCTCCATCCCCTGCCCCACACTTGCCTCAACAATGGCTctctcaaaacattttaaaaaccactAGGGTAGGGGAAGTACATTAATGTTAgcataacacatttttatttaatatatggaGGATAAGCAAATCAGTCCTTTTGTGCATCCAGTAAAAGTATTATTTGATGGTgttcaccaaaattttttttatttatattgggtATAtgggtatgtgatccgttatccgtaaacacgttatccaaaaagctccatagactccattataatcaaataatccaaattgtaaaaaaatattactttttctgtgtaataataaaacagtaccttgtacttgatcccaactaatatataaatgacccttattggaagcagaaccagcctattgggtttatttaatgtttacatgattttctagtagacttaaggtatgaagatccaaattacgaaaagacccgttatccagaaaaccacaggttccaagcattctggataacaggtcccatacctgtattggctttAGACATATTTGCTATATGATTAGttatatcatttgtgttttttaagaaataattttcaatatactttaaatatgaAGTCAAATTAGAAGTCAACTACAACCGATGAGCAAGGAAAGGTAGGCATGGGGGACACCATTCCCCCCAttacagtgctgtattcatctaTTTCATTCAGGAGCACAAAGACTTGCAATTTAGGGTTCTATATGCAGGGCagtgaaaaaacatttctgattGACATAAATGTGAATTGTGTTATATTCAGACAGGCTGGCTAAATTTACCCTAAAGTGCTTACCCTAATATTTCAACATTTAGTCTCCAAATTGCTTTAAGCAGGTCATCATTTGAAATGGAGCATCACACTCCTTCCCGTAACATCACCGATTTTTCCACTGATGGAAACAGGAGGAAGGGACATGAGGAAGGGATTGACTATGGAGAAGTCATGTACATAACATGTTTCATCATTACAAGCATTTTAGGAATTGTGGGCAATGGACTGGTCATCTGGATTACTGGATTCAAAATGCAAAAGACAATGACTACAACTTGGGTTCTCAACCTTGCGATTGCAGATTTCTCTTTCTGCCTGTTTCTGCCCTTGAGACTTTTTGTTGTGGAACAGTGGGTTGCCCAGCCATTAGATTGGATATTGTGCAAGATCAGTTCTTTCaccaaatacataaatatgtatacaagtgtattatttttaactGTAATCAGTATTGATCGCTGTATCTGTGTTCTGTACCCAATATGGTCAAAAAGCCACAGAAGTTCCAGGTTAGCAGCAATCATCTCAGTAATCATTTGGTTTTTATCCATTGTGCTAAGCTCTCCATACTTTATTTTTAGTGATACCTTAAATGatgattctattttttattgtatcaACAGTAAAACGCCCTGGACAAATTTAACCGAGCTTGATTATGAAACTGTAGACCTTATAGATGAAGCAGCGTCTGTTACTGAATTTGTGTGCGCCTTCCTGATCCCCTTTTTCATCATTGTTATTTGCTATGGGCTCATTGCTTTCAAGGTGAGAAGAAACAGCCGAATCCTTGGGTCTGGTCAAACcttcaaaattttaattacaaCTGTCCTTTGCTTTTTCTTCTGCTGGGTTCTTTATTATTTGGTGCCCATTATTACTTTGGTAAATTCTAATACTGATTGGCCTGGTTCAGACTTTCTTTATCCACTTTCCGAATG
This sequence is a window from Xenopus laevis strain J_2021 chromosome 7S, Xenopus_laevis_v10.1, whole genome shotgun sequence. Protein-coding genes within it:
- the LOC121396177 gene encoding chemokine-like receptor 1 is translated as MEHHTPSRNITDFSTDGNRRKGHEEGIDYGEVMYITCFIITSILGIVGNGLVIWITGFKMQKTMTTTWVLNLAIADFSFCLFLPLRLFVVEQWVAQPLDWILCKISSFTKYINMYTSVLFLTVISIDRCICVLYPIWSKSHRSSRLAAIISVIIWFLSIVLSSPYFIFSDTLNDDSIFYCINSKTPWTNLTELDYETVDLIDEAASVTEFVCAFLIPFFIIVICYGLIAFKVRRNSRILGSGQTFKILITTVLCFFFCWVLYYLVPIITLVNSNTDWPGSDFLYPLSECLAFFNSCLNPIIYVFIGRNYKQILRKSIPFLLESTFRERTEPTETQEDDTV